In a genomic window of Glycine max cultivar Williams 82 chromosome 13, Glycine_max_v4.0, whole genome shotgun sequence:
- the LOC100813304 gene encoding probable serine/threonine-protein kinase PIX13 isoform X2: MGNCWSHQSGSPGDHRNSNTAPNPNNQSGSIQFSAGLSNTRLIQNGNSTSLGRSSHSGGISRFFGPSSSNNYSTGNNTSTSLWGSETSQASRVRDEEEFPHGQILDVADLRAFTLAELKAATKNFRAETVLGKGGFGTVFKGLIEDRAAKKRGEGLTIAIKKLNSGSSQGIAEWQSEVNFLGRLSHPNLVKLLGFGRENSELFLVYEFMHRGSLDNHLFGRGANVRPLSWDTRLKVMIGAARGLNFLHSLEEKIIYRDFKPSNILLDTVVGTHGYAAPEYIFTGHLYVKSDVYGFGIVLLEVLTGKRISGIMFLCEQTSLSDWLKSNLLNRGKIRSTMDAKLEGKYPSNLALQLAQLALKCIQAEPKVRPSMKEVVETLEHIEAANEKPADNTHNRKRVNLSRVVQQHGRPEGG, from the exons ATGGGGAATTGTTGGAGTCATCAATCAGGTTCTCCAGGCGATCACCGCAACTCCAATACTGCCCCCAACCCCAACAATCAATCAG GGAGTATTCAGTTTTCTGCTGGTCTCAGCAACACAAGATTAATACAGAATGGCAATTCTACTTCTCTTGGGCGTAGCAGCCACTCTGGAGGAATCAGCAGGTTCTTTGGGCCAAGTAGTAGTAATAACTACTCAACAGGAAATAATACTAGCACATCCCTTTGGGGCTCTGAGACTAGCCAAGCCTCTCGAGTGAGAGATGAAGAGGAGTTTCCTCATGGGCAGATCTTGGATGTTGCAGACTTGAGAGCATTTACACTGGCCGAATTGAAGGCAGCCACCAAAAATTTCAGAGCTGAGACTGTGCTAGGAAAGGGGGGCTTTGGTACAGTATTCAAGGGCTTGATTGAGGATAGAGCAGCAAAGAAAAGAGGAGAGGGGTTGACTATTGCCATCAAGAAATTGAATTCTGGAAGCAGCCAAGGAATTGCAGAATGGCAG TCAGAGGTGAATTTCTTAGGAAGGCTTTCTCACCCCAATCTTGTTAAGTTGTTGGGATTTGGGCGAGAGAATAGTGAACTTTTCCTGGTGTATGAATTTATGCATCGTGGCAGCTTGGATAACCACCTATTTGGAA GAGGAGCAAATGTTCGGCCACTTTCTTGGGACACAAGGCTAAAGGTTATGATTGGAGCAGCAAGGGGACTGAATTTCCTACACTCCTTGgaggaaaaaattatatatagagaTTTTAAACCCTCAAATATATTACTTGACACG GTTGTGGGAACGCATGGCTATGCTGCTCCCGAGTACATTTTTACTG GTCATTTGTACGTAAAAAGTGACGTGTATggatttggaattgttttgttGGAGGTGCTGACTGGCAAGAGGATCAGTGGTATAATGTTCCTGTGTGAGCAAACGTCCTTGAGTGATTGGCTCAAATCAAATCTTCTAAATAGAGGGAAAATAAGAAGCACTATGGATGCAAAGTTGGAAGGTAAGTATCCATCCAACTTAGCTTTACAGTTAGCTCAACTTGCTCTTAAATGCATCCAAGCAGAGCCCAAAGTCAGGCCATCAATGAAAGAAGTTGTTGAAACATTGGAACATATTGAAGCAGCTAATGAGAAACCAGCTGATAACACTCATAACAGAAAACGGGTTAATCTTTCCCGGGTAGTTCAACAACATGGCCGGCCAGAAGGTGGTTAA
- the LOC100813304 gene encoding probable serine/threonine-protein kinase PIX13 isoform X1, which yields MGNCWSHQSGSPGDHRNSNTAPNPNNQSGSIQFSAGLSNTRLIQNGNSTSLGRSSHSGGISRFFGPSSSNNYSTGNNTSTSLWGSETSQASRVRDEEEFPHGQILDVADLRAFTLAELKAATKNFRAETVLGKGGFGTVFKGLIEDRAAKKRGEGLTIAIKKLNSGSSQGIAEWQSEVNFLGRLSHPNLVKLLGFGRENSELFLVYEFMHRGSLDNHLFGRGANVRPLSWDTRLKVMIGAARGLNFLHSLEEKIIYRDFKPSNILLDTTYTAKLSDFGLARSVNSPDQTHVTTQVVGTHGYAAPEYIFTGHLYVKSDVYGFGIVLLEVLTGKRISGIMFLCEQTSLSDWLKSNLLNRGKIRSTMDAKLEGKYPSNLALQLAQLALKCIQAEPKVRPSMKEVVETLEHIEAANEKPADNTHNRKRVNLSRVVQQHGRPEGG from the exons ATGGGGAATTGTTGGAGTCATCAATCAGGTTCTCCAGGCGATCACCGCAACTCCAATACTGCCCCCAACCCCAACAATCAATCAG GGAGTATTCAGTTTTCTGCTGGTCTCAGCAACACAAGATTAATACAGAATGGCAATTCTACTTCTCTTGGGCGTAGCAGCCACTCTGGAGGAATCAGCAGGTTCTTTGGGCCAAGTAGTAGTAATAACTACTCAACAGGAAATAATACTAGCACATCCCTTTGGGGCTCTGAGACTAGCCAAGCCTCTCGAGTGAGAGATGAAGAGGAGTTTCCTCATGGGCAGATCTTGGATGTTGCAGACTTGAGAGCATTTACACTGGCCGAATTGAAGGCAGCCACCAAAAATTTCAGAGCTGAGACTGTGCTAGGAAAGGGGGGCTTTGGTACAGTATTCAAGGGCTTGATTGAGGATAGAGCAGCAAAGAAAAGAGGAGAGGGGTTGACTATTGCCATCAAGAAATTGAATTCTGGAAGCAGCCAAGGAATTGCAGAATGGCAG TCAGAGGTGAATTTCTTAGGAAGGCTTTCTCACCCCAATCTTGTTAAGTTGTTGGGATTTGGGCGAGAGAATAGTGAACTTTTCCTGGTGTATGAATTTATGCATCGTGGCAGCTTGGATAACCACCTATTTGGAA GAGGAGCAAATGTTCGGCCACTTTCTTGGGACACAAGGCTAAAGGTTATGATTGGAGCAGCAAGGGGACTGAATTTCCTACACTCCTTGgaggaaaaaattatatatagagaTTTTAAACCCTCAAATATATTACTTGACACG ACATATACGGCTAAGTTATCAGACTTTGGCTTAGCCAGATCTGTCAATTCTCCTGATCAAACTCACGTTACGACACAGGTTGTGGGAACGCATGGCTATGCTGCTCCCGAGTACATTTTTACTG GTCATTTGTACGTAAAAAGTGACGTGTATggatttggaattgttttgttGGAGGTGCTGACTGGCAAGAGGATCAGTGGTATAATGTTCCTGTGTGAGCAAACGTCCTTGAGTGATTGGCTCAAATCAAATCTTCTAAATAGAGGGAAAATAAGAAGCACTATGGATGCAAAGTTGGAAGGTAAGTATCCATCCAACTTAGCTTTACAGTTAGCTCAACTTGCTCTTAAATGCATCCAAGCAGAGCCCAAAGTCAGGCCATCAATGAAAGAAGTTGTTGAAACATTGGAACATATTGAAGCAGCTAATGAGAAACCAGCTGATAACACTCATAACAGAAAACGGGTTAATCTTTCCCGGGTAGTTCAACAACATGGCCGGCCAGAAGGTGGTTAA